Proteins encoded together in one Vibrio lentus window:
- a CDS encoding methyl-accepting chemotaxis protein: protein MLKTNSLSIKQKVVLGITFAVLASTVIVGAMAQQQARDVLSHRLVDIELPGMLERINGEIDREVSQLLLAAEQIASNEFISDAIDSTERDADIENKLVKQLNNVRNQYQLNDASVANRETAYYWNQDGFLRQLNQQQDGWFFGFTQSGQPTMVSMFQEANGEVKMFANYQQPSGLAMSGLSKSMDDMVNLLNGFKIENTGFVFLTDSQGDVQIHRERSRSDSSLQQLYGPQASQLLNKSGFNLITTESQGQELFVASLYVSSMDWFVIGVVPTDEVFAELDATAQKMLIMTAIVALVFILMGVVLANSITQPIKLLAKRFGDLGEGDGDLAQRIEVKGNDEIAQLSKGFNGFIEKIHESMKEVCSTSQALQVAAESVSNKAHITHDNSQEQRDQTLQVVAAINQMGMTISEIASNAATAAETATQASGNTEVGRSVVNKAKDAISRLAQDIESTGQVVEQLASTTQDIGSILGVIRDISEQTNLLALNAAIEAARAGEQGRGFAVVADEVRNLASRTADSTEEIQKMINQLQSDAKDAVTAMSAGKVITLEGVSASDEAVDVLGGISDRIVDITDRNTQVATATEEQSTVVHTINQNIEEINAINEVTTGTAEQLAEASQELRDLSSRLDKMVGSFKL, encoded by the coding sequence ATGTTGAAAACTAACTCTCTGAGTATTAAGCAAAAGGTTGTACTTGGAATTACTTTTGCGGTTCTGGCTTCTACGGTCATCGTAGGTGCGATGGCGCAACAACAAGCAAGAGATGTATTGAGCCATCGATTGGTTGATATCGAGCTTCCTGGAATGCTTGAGCGAATCAACGGTGAAATTGATCGTGAAGTCTCTCAGCTGTTGTTGGCAGCGGAGCAAATTGCTTCGAATGAATTCATTTCTGACGCTATCGATTCGACTGAACGTGATGCGGATATTGAGAATAAGCTAGTTAAACAACTGAATAACGTGCGTAACCAATACCAGTTAAACGATGCGTCGGTTGCCAACCGTGAAACAGCTTACTACTGGAACCAAGATGGTTTCTTACGTCAGCTTAACCAACAACAAGACGGTTGGTTTTTCGGTTTTACTCAGTCAGGCCAGCCAACTATGGTGAGCATGTTCCAAGAAGCCAACGGTGAAGTGAAGATGTTTGCCAACTACCAACAGCCTTCTGGTTTGGCGATGTCAGGTCTATCAAAATCGATGGATGACATGGTTAACCTGCTGAACGGTTTCAAGATTGAAAATACAGGCTTTGTATTTTTGACCGATAGCCAAGGTGATGTACAAATTCACCGTGAGCGCTCACGCAGTGATTCGTCACTTCAACAACTTTACGGCCCTCAAGCAAGCCAGCTGTTGAACAAGTCGGGTTTCAACCTAATTACCACCGAAAGCCAAGGACAAGAGCTATTCGTCGCGAGTCTTTATGTGTCGTCAATGGACTGGTTCGTTATTGGTGTGGTACCAACTGATGAAGTGTTTGCTGAGCTCGATGCGACGGCACAAAAGATGCTGATCATGACGGCTATCGTGGCTTTAGTCTTTATCTTAATGGGCGTAGTGCTAGCAAACAGTATCACTCAACCGATTAAACTTCTGGCTAAGCGATTTGGTGACCTTGGCGAAGGCGATGGCGACCTGGCGCAGCGTATTGAAGTCAAAGGCAACGATGAAATCGCACAGCTTTCAAAGGGCTTTAACGGATTCATTGAAAAGATTCACGAGTCGATGAAAGAAGTATGCTCAACAAGCCAAGCGCTTCAAGTGGCGGCAGAGAGTGTTTCTAACAAAGCACACATCACCCACGACAATAGCCAAGAGCAACGAGATCAAACCCTTCAAGTGGTGGCTGCGATTAATCAAATGGGTATGACCATCAGTGAGATTGCATCAAACGCGGCAACAGCAGCAGAAACAGCCACTCAAGCTTCGGGCAATACTGAAGTGGGCCGTTCTGTGGTAAACAAAGCAAAAGACGCGATCAGCCGTTTAGCGCAAGATATTGAAAGCACGGGTCAAGTGGTGGAGCAGCTTGCTTCAACAACGCAAGACATCGGCTCTATTCTGGGTGTTATCCGTGATATCTCTGAGCAAACTAACTTACTCGCACTGAACGCAGCGATTGAAGCAGCACGTGCCGGTGAACAAGGCCGAGGCTTTGCTGTGGTAGCCGATGAAGTTCGTAACCTTGCAAGCCGCACAGCAGATTCAACGGAAGAGATTCAGAAGATGATCAACCAACTGCAAAGCGATGCGAAAGATGCGGTAACGGCAATGAGTGCAGGTAAAGTGATTACACTTGAGGGCGTATCAGCATCGGATGAAGCGGTAGACGTACTGGGTGGTATTTCAGACCGTATCGTTGACATCACTGACCGTAACACACAAGTGGCAACCGCAACGGAAGAGCAATCAACCGTAGTTCACACCATTAACCAGAACATTGAAGAGATCAACGCTATCAACGAAGTGACGACAGGTACGGCCGAGCAACTTGCTGAAGCAAGCCAAGAGCTTCGCGACCTGTCTTCTCGCCTAGATAAGATGGTTGGCTCGTTTAAGCTGTAA
- a CDS encoding acyl-CoA thioesterase, whose translation MSSNNSRQDGKRDVTLRFLAEPGDVNFGGKVHGGAVMKWVDLAAYACSAGWSGKYCITAYAGGIRFVAPIHVGNLVEVSAKVIYTGSSSMHIAIDVQASDPKELNNRLTTHCIVIMVAVDENGNPTKVPEWVPETPEDIELRDSAIRLMNMRKQIGEEMEAHVKYLK comes from the coding sequence ATGAGCAGTAACAATAGCCGACAAGATGGTAAACGAGACGTTACTCTGCGTTTTTTAGCTGAACCCGGGGATGTGAACTTTGGTGGTAAAGTTCATGGTGGTGCAGTAATGAAATGGGTCGATTTAGCGGCTTATGCTTGTTCTGCTGGATGGAGTGGTAAATATTGTATTACCGCTTACGCAGGTGGTATTCGATTCGTTGCGCCAATCCATGTAGGCAACCTTGTTGAAGTAAGCGCGAAGGTCATCTATACCGGTTCATCTTCCATGCACATCGCTATCGACGTTCAAGCTAGCGACCCTAAAGAACTCAACAACCGCCTAACGACTCACTGTATCGTTATTATGGTCGCTGTTGATGAGAATGGTAACCCGACTAAGGTGCCAGAATGGGTACCAGAAACGCCAGAAGACATTGAATTAAGAGATTCGGCTATTCGCCTGATGAACATGCGAAAGCAGATTGGTGAAGAGATGGAAGCGCACGTGAAGTACCTTAAATAA
- a CDS encoding AAA family ATPase, which yields MHKNNFEILQNYLESQIIGQQELVKQLMIALLADGHILVEGPPGLAKTRAVKSLADCVEGDFHRIQFTPDLLPADLTGTDIFRPETGQFTFQSGPIFNSLILADEINRAPAKVQAAMLEAMAEKQVTAGRKTYALPDLFLVMATQNPIEQEGTYPLPEAQLDRFLLHLEVAYPDMESELEILRLNRGEAQGNQPVQPEPISQQTIFEARQEVLNIHMADTIEQYIIRLVMATRQPKQYSDQLDQWLDMGVSPRATIALDRCARAHAWLAGRDYVTPQDVQAMAFPVLRHRLLRSYHAQAEGVTANQVIAHLISLVGSA from the coding sequence ATGCATAAAAATAACTTCGAAATCCTTCAAAACTACCTAGAGTCTCAAATCATTGGTCAGCAAGAGCTCGTAAAACAATTGATGATCGCCTTACTGGCAGATGGTCATATCCTTGTTGAAGGGCCTCCGGGGTTGGCAAAAACCCGCGCAGTAAAGTCGCTGGCTGACTGTGTCGAGGGAGATTTTCACCGTATTCAATTTACCCCTGACCTATTGCCTGCCGACCTAACTGGTACCGATATTTTCCGTCCAGAAACGGGACAGTTCACCTTCCAATCTGGTCCGATTTTTAACTCGCTTATTCTGGCGGATGAGATCAACCGTGCTCCGGCGAAAGTGCAAGCCGCAATGCTAGAAGCTATGGCTGAGAAGCAGGTGACGGCGGGACGAAAAACCTATGCCTTACCCGATTTGTTTTTGGTAATGGCAACGCAAAACCCAATTGAGCAAGAAGGCACTTACCCGCTGCCAGAAGCTCAATTAGACCGTTTCTTGCTGCATTTAGAAGTGGCTTATCCAGACATGGAAAGTGAGCTGGAGATTTTGCGCCTAAACAGAGGTGAAGCTCAAGGCAATCAACCTGTTCAACCAGAGCCTATTTCTCAACAAACTATCTTCGAAGCTCGCCAAGAAGTACTCAACATTCACATGGCAGACACCATTGAGCAGTACATAATTAGACTGGTAATGGCGACGCGCCAACCTAAGCAATATAGCGACCAGCTTGATCAATGGTTAGACATGGGTGTTAGCCCGCGTGCAACCATTGCCCTAGACAGATGTGCCCGCGCTCACGCTTGGCTTGCTGGCCGTGATTATGTTACTCCACAAGATGTTCAAGCGATGGCATTCCCTGTATTGCGCCACCGCCTACTTCGCAGCTATCACGCACAAGCTGAAGGGGTCACTGCAAACCAAGTGATCGCACACCTTATCTCGTTGGTTGGTAGCGCATAG
- a CDS encoding Crp/Fnr family transcriptional regulator gives MCKILHSSFVPTMSSEEQHLMLELVLRHDPTLNQLDPKAVEEIVGAARIEAYKVPTLLNSAYTAVDTMRLVVKGHIELMSYSESGDEACIAMLGPNSWLTWIGCFDEQPTNHNFYSSSDAIVVAIPVKKMRDIADRYPELYKIAIREISFRFRLLMEWTTESVLLKNEFRVAKLLLLVSRLNGMPNELNPILYTQDKLAHLSRCTRQTLSRSLQQLAKEGMIEIGYRRIDIINEEKLNAFISEGLAC, from the coding sequence ATGTGTAAAATCTTACATTCTAGTTTCGTTCCTACGATGAGTAGTGAAGAACAACATTTGATGCTTGAGCTGGTGTTAAGACATGATCCCACGCTAAATCAGCTAGATCCGAAAGCCGTTGAAGAGATAGTCGGTGCTGCAAGAATTGAAGCCTATAAGGTTCCGACTTTGCTCAATTCCGCCTATACCGCTGTCGATACCATGCGCCTTGTGGTTAAGGGACATATCGAACTGATGAGTTACAGTGAAAGTGGTGATGAGGCGTGCATTGCCATGCTAGGTCCAAACAGCTGGTTGACGTGGATAGGCTGTTTTGATGAACAACCGACCAACCATAATTTTTACTCATCTTCTGATGCGATTGTCGTGGCTATTCCCGTCAAAAAAATGAGAGATATCGCTGACCGTTATCCAGAACTCTATAAAATTGCAATTCGTGAAATCAGCTTTCGATTCCGGCTCTTGATGGAGTGGACGACAGAATCTGTACTGCTTAAAAATGAATTTCGCGTTGCTAAGTTACTTTTATTAGTCAGTCGTTTAAATGGGATGCCGAACGAGTTAAACCCTATTTTGTATACACAAGATAAACTGGCACACCTGTCTCGTTGTACCCGTCAAACACTCAGCCGATCTCTCCAACAATTGGCGAAAGAAGGCATGATTGAAATAGGTTATCGCCGCATTGATATCATTAATGAGGAGAAACTTAATGCCTTTATATCTGAAGGGTTAGCGTGTTAA
- the malK gene encoding maltose/maltodextrin ABC transporter ATP-binding protein MalK produces the protein MASVTLKNVYKSYGDVQISKDVTLDINEGEFVVFVGPSGCGKSTLLRCIAGLEDITSGDLYIGDQRMNDVEPSKRGVGMVFQSYALYPHLNLYDNMSFGLKLANANKAEIDKRVEHAAEILQLGHLLERQPKALSGGQRQRVAIGRTLVSQPNVFLLDEPLSNLDAALRVQMRSQITKLQRQLGCTMIYVTHDQVEAMTMADKIVVLDGGYVSQVGKPLDLYHYPQNRFVAGFIGSPKMNFMSVHIEQAEAERVLVQLSNGMTFWIPVDGTTVNAGDRMSLGVRPEHLLSADTGDATIEAEVMMVEKLGNETQVYLNLESADADVIYRQPDTLTIESGDKLAIGIPAHRCHLFHSDGRACRRLYKEYGTD, from the coding sequence ATGGCGAGTGTCACGTTAAAAAACGTTTATAAATCATATGGTGATGTACAGATTTCTAAGGACGTAACCTTAGACATCAACGAAGGTGAGTTCGTAGTATTCGTTGGACCATCAGGTTGTGGTAAATCGACGCTATTACGCTGTATCGCAGGTCTAGAAGACATTACGTCTGGTGATTTGTACATTGGCGACCAACGCATGAATGACGTTGAGCCTTCAAAGCGTGGCGTAGGTATGGTATTCCAATCTTACGCGCTTTACCCTCACCTTAACCTTTACGACAACATGTCTTTCGGCCTGAAGCTAGCGAACGCTAACAAAGCTGAAATTGATAAGCGTGTTGAACATGCTGCAGAAATCCTTCAGCTTGGTCACCTTCTTGAGCGTCAGCCTAAAGCCCTATCTGGTGGTCAACGTCAACGTGTTGCTATCGGTCGTACTCTGGTTTCTCAACCAAACGTATTCCTACTTGATGAGCCTCTATCTAACCTTGACGCTGCTTTGCGTGTTCAAATGCGTTCGCAAATCACTAAGCTACAGCGTCAACTTGGTTGCACCATGATCTACGTTACCCACGACCAAGTGGAAGCGATGACAATGGCCGATAAAATTGTTGTTCTTGATGGCGGTTACGTATCTCAAGTCGGTAAGCCGCTTGATCTTTACCACTACCCTCAGAACCGTTTCGTTGCTGGCTTTATTGGCTCGCCGAAGATGAACTTTATGTCGGTTCACATCGAGCAAGCTGAAGCAGAGCGCGTATTGGTACAACTTTCAAATGGCATGACTTTCTGGATCCCGGTAGATGGTACCACTGTCAATGCTGGTGACCGTATGTCTCTGGGTGTTCGTCCTGAGCACTTGTTGTCTGCTGACACGGGTGACGCGACGATTGAAGCTGAAGTGATGATGGTCGAGAAACTAGGTAACGAAACACAGGTTTACCTAAACCTCGAAAGTGCTGATGCTGATGTTATCTACCGTCAACCAGACACGTTGACGATTGAGTCTGGTGACAAGCTAGCGATTGGTATTCCTGCGCACCGTTGTCACTTGTTCCATAGCGATGGTCGAGCATGTCGTCGCTTGTACAAAGAGTACGGCACCGACTAA
- the malE gene encoding maltose/maltodextrin ABC transporter substrate-binding protein MalE — MKNALSAVALGTLVALGSFGANAAIEEGQLTIWVGGDKAYEGMAEVGKRFEEDTGVKVTVAFPDKLEEKFSQVAAAGDGPDMIFYAHDRFGGFAEAGLLVDIKPSKETKEGIVDFAWDAVSYEGKTIAYPVAVESVSLIYNKALVPNPPKSWEEIPALNAELQKDGKKAIMWPLRGGAYFTWPLLAADGGYAFKQTAEGYDIKDAGVASEGVQKSLGFIEKMVQDKVISADMDYSVAESEFVAGNVAMTINGPWGWANIEKAGVDYGVTTLPKFNGKASKPFVGVWAGGISTASPNRDLAVEFMENYLLTDEGMKSLNDDKPLGAVALNSFQRQLDSDTRIAATMDNAMNGEIMPNIPQFTTFWYSMEEAIGNVVDGRQTVDQALKAAEGRMTK; from the coding sequence ATGAAAAACGCTCTAAGCGCTGTAGCTCTAGGAACATTAGTTGCTCTGGGTTCTTTTGGTGCAAATGCTGCTATCGAAGAAGGACAACTAACAATCTGGGTTGGTGGTGACAAAGCTTATGAAGGCATGGCTGAAGTAGGTAAACGCTTCGAAGAAGACACTGGTGTTAAAGTAACAGTCGCTTTCCCTGACAAACTAGAAGAGAAGTTCTCTCAAGTTGCAGCAGCTGGCGATGGCCCAGATATGATTTTCTACGCACACGACCGTTTTGGTGGTTTTGCGGAAGCCGGTCTTCTTGTTGATATCAAACCTTCTAAAGAAACTAAAGAAGGTATCGTAGACTTCGCATGGGACGCTGTTTCTTACGAAGGTAAAACAATCGCTTACCCAGTAGCGGTTGAGTCAGTTTCTCTTATCTACAACAAAGCACTTGTTCCTAACCCACCTAAGTCTTGGGAAGAAATCCCAGCACTTAACGCTGAGCTTCAAAAAGACGGCAAGAAAGCGATCATGTGGCCTCTACGTGGCGGCGCTTACTTCACATGGCCTCTACTTGCAGCTGACGGCGGTTACGCATTCAAACAAACTGCTGAAGGTTACGACATTAAAGATGCGGGCGTAGCGTCTGAAGGTGTTCAGAAGTCTCTAGGTTTCATCGAGAAAATGGTACAAGACAAAGTTATCTCTGCAGACATGGATTACTCAGTTGCTGAGTCTGAATTCGTTGCGGGTAACGTTGCAATGACAATCAACGGTCCTTGGGGCTGGGCAAACATCGAGAAAGCGGGCGTTGACTACGGCGTAACAACGCTACCTAAGTTCAACGGTAAAGCGTCTAAGCCTTTCGTTGGTGTATGGGCTGGTGGTATCAGCACTGCTTCTCCAAACCGCGACCTAGCTGTTGAGTTCATGGAAAACTACCTACTAACAGACGAAGGCATGAAGAGCCTGAATGACGACAAGCCACTAGGCGCTGTTGCTCTTAACTCTTTCCAACGTCAACTAGACAGCGACACTCGTATTGCAGCAACAATGGACAACGCGATGAACGGCGAAATCATGCCTAACATCCCTCAGTTCACAACGTTCTGGTACAGCATGGAAGAAGCGATCGGCAACGTAGTTGACGGCCGTCAAACAGTAGACCAAGCACTAAAAGCTGCTGAAGGTCGCATGACTAAGTAA
- the malF gene encoding maltose ABC transporter permease MalF, which produces MQSVQGTDAIPAPSSLPGSKSVFIKWGLLGSVGLINGYATILMYSRGELAFALLTVILTALALYIFGSKKTYAHRYIYPGIAGMILFILFPLAYTVGLAFTNYSAKNQLSLERTQTVLLDRSFQSGESYPFTLYKTDDGHQIVVKDGDQLLATDVFSFEDMSATEMDLSAIESAQGEKEKIKAIIQNRAAINAVDFHLPNGDDIRMSGLRKFASVAPLYTLQDDDETLINNETGEVLKPNMEEGFYQPVDANGEFTGNTISPGFVVNIGTHNFERVWKDDGIKEPFISIFIWTVIFSVCTVAFTLVIGLVLANIVQWEELKGRSIYRVLLILPYAVPAFISILIFKGLFNQSFGEINMVLENIFGLSPNWFSDPILAKTMVLMVNTWLGFPYMMILCMGLLKAIPDDLYEASAIDGANFLDNFKRITFPLMIKPLTPLLIAAFAFNFNNFVMIQLLTNGGPNMIGTSEPAGYTDLLVSYTYRIAFEGGGGQDFGLASAIATLIFLLVGGLALLNLRFTKLSQD; this is translated from the coding sequence ATGCAGTCAGTTCAAGGTACAGATGCTATCCCAGCACCATCAAGCCTTCCAGGCAGTAAAAGCGTCTTCATCAAATGGGGGTTGCTTGGTAGCGTTGGCTTAATTAACGGCTACGCTACAATTCTAATGTATTCACGCGGTGAGCTCGCTTTTGCGCTGCTTACTGTGATTTTAACGGCTTTGGCACTTTACATTTTTGGTAGTAAGAAAACTTACGCCCACCGTTATATTTACCCTGGTATTGCCGGAATGATCTTGTTCATTCTTTTCCCATTGGCTTATACCGTAGGGCTTGCGTTCACTAACTACAGCGCAAAAAACCAACTGTCTCTTGAGCGTACTCAAACGGTTCTTTTAGACCGTTCTTTTCAAAGCGGTGAGAGCTACCCATTTACTTTGTACAAGACTGATGACGGTCACCAGATCGTTGTTAAAGATGGCGACCAGCTTTTAGCAACAGACGTATTTTCTTTTGAAGATATGAGTGCAACAGAGATGGACCTATCTGCAATTGAGTCTGCACAAGGTGAGAAAGAGAAGATCAAAGCGATCATCCAAAACCGTGCAGCGATCAATGCGGTTGATTTCCATCTGCCTAACGGTGACGACATCCGCATGAGTGGCTTACGTAAGTTTGCTTCTGTTGCTCCGCTTTACACGCTTCAAGATGATGACGAAACGTTAATCAACAATGAAACGGGTGAAGTTCTCAAGCCAAACATGGAAGAGGGTTTCTATCAACCTGTCGATGCCAATGGTGAGTTTACTGGTAACACCATCTCTCCGGGCTTTGTGGTTAACATTGGCACACATAACTTTGAACGTGTTTGGAAAGATGATGGTATTAAAGAACCATTCATCAGCATCTTTATTTGGACGGTGATCTTCTCGGTATGTACCGTAGCGTTCACACTTGTTATCGGGCTTGTACTGGCAAATATCGTGCAATGGGAAGAGCTAAAAGGTCGTTCAATCTACCGTGTACTACTGATTCTGCCTTACGCAGTACCCGCGTTCATCTCGATTCTTATCTTTAAAGGTCTATTCAACCAGAGCTTTGGTGAGATCAACATGGTGCTTGAGAATATCTTCGGCTTAAGCCCGAACTGGTTCTCTGACCCAATTCTTGCGAAAACCATGGTGTTGATGGTTAACACGTGGCTAGGTTTCCCTTACATGATGATTCTATGTATGGGTCTGCTTAAAGCGATTCCTGATGATTTGTACGAAGCGTCAGCGATTGATGGTGCGAACTTCCTTGATAACTTCAAGCGTATTACATTCCCATTGATGATTAAGCCGCTTACACCGCTATTGATTGCAGCGTTTGCCTTTAACTTCAATAACTTTGTAATGATTCAACTATTGACGAACGGTGGCCCGAACATGATTGGCACCTCAGAGCCTGCGGGTTACACAGATTTGCTTGTAAGCTACACCTACCGAATCGCATTCGAAGGCGGCGGCGGTCAAGACTTTGGTCTAGCAAGTGCAATCGCAACGCTTATTTTCCTATTGGTTGGTGGACTTGCGTTACTAAACCTTCGTTTCACTAAACTGTCTCAAGATTAA
- the malG gene encoding maltose ABC transporter permease MalG: protein MAMVQGKGLKYRVWATHAVLWCFLAMIIFPLLMIIAISFREGNFATGSLIPDNPSLEHWKLALGMSVTNADGSVTPPPFPVLTWLWNSIKVAGVTSILIVALSTTSAYAFARMRFKGKETILKAMMIFQMFPAVLALVAIYALFDKLGQYIPFLGLNTHGGLIFSYLGGIALHVWTIKGYFETIDNSLEEAAALDGATPWQAFRLVLLPLSVPILAVVFILSFIATVGEVPVASILLTDVNSYTLAVGMQQYLYPQNYLWGDFAAAAVLSALPITIVFLLAQRWLVGGLTAGGVKG from the coding sequence ATGGCTATGGTACAAGGTAAAGGCCTTAAATACCGAGTATGGGCAACGCATGCAGTGTTGTGGTGCTTCTTGGCAATGATTATCTTCCCACTACTAATGATCATCGCGATCTCGTTCCGTGAAGGTAACTTCGCAACAGGTAGTTTGATTCCTGATAATCCATCACTGGAGCACTGGAAACTGGCTCTTGGTATGTCGGTAACGAATGCTGACGGCTCGGTGACACCACCTCCGTTTCCAGTACTGACTTGGTTATGGAACTCGATCAAAGTGGCGGGTGTTACATCGATTTTAATCGTGGCATTGTCAACGACATCGGCTTACGCATTTGCTCGTATGCGCTTCAAAGGTAAAGAAACTATTCTGAAAGCGATGATGATTTTCCAAATGTTCCCAGCGGTACTTGCTCTTGTGGCTATCTACGCGCTGTTCGACAAACTTGGTCAATACATTCCGTTCTTAGGCTTGAACACGCATGGCGGTCTGATCTTCTCGTACTTGGGCGGTATCGCACTGCACGTATGGACGATTAAAGGCTACTTTGAAACGATTGATAACTCATTGGAAGAAGCGGCTGCACTTGATGGTGCAACGCCTTGGCAAGCATTCAGACTGGTTCTACTGCCATTGTCTGTGCCAATTCTAGCGGTTGTGTTTATTCTTTCGTTCATCGCAACAGTGGGTGAAGTGCCTGTAGCGTCTATCCTGCTAACCGATGTGAACTCTTACACGCTAGCGGTAGGTATGCAGCAATACCTATACCCTCAGAACTACCTATGGGGTGACTTTGCGGCAGCGGCTGTACTTTCAGCACTTCCGATTACTATCGTGTTCTTACTTGCTCAACGTTGGTTAGTTGGCGGTTTGACGGCAGGTGGTGTAAAAGGATAA